In Lepus europaeus isolate LE1 chromosome 23, mLepTim1.pri, whole genome shotgun sequence, a single genomic region encodes these proteins:
- the TMEM233 gene encoding transmembrane protein 233 isoform X2: protein MCNPPSSPGRGQLLRKCHDFRIEKTESQGSLSISKSQNSYNEGDLEGARRLGRNAKWVAIASIVIGLLIIGISCAVHFTRKAGVMSQDPESPSPRRPGNSHKENRGDW, encoded by the exons ATGTGCAATCCCCCTAGCAGTCCAGGAAGAGGACAACTCCTACGGAAGTGCCATGATTTCCGAATCGAGAAGACAGAGTCCCAGGGAAGCCTCTCCATATCTAAG TCCCAGAACAGCTACAACGAAGGCGACTTGGAAGGAGCCAGGCGGCTTGGGCGGAATGCCAAGTGGGTGGCCATCGCCTCCATCGTCATCGGCCTTCTCATCATTGGCATTTCTTGCGCAGTTCACTTCACGAGGAA GGCTGGTGTGATGAGCCAGGACCCAGAGTCACCAAGTCCAAGGAGGCCAGGGAACAGCCACAAAGAGAACAGAGGAGACTGGTGA